The stretch of DNA TCTGGAATCGAGTTTTAATCGAAACTTTTTAAAGGAAATGAACTGGATGACATAATGATTCCAAATGGTTGTTTTGGTACTACTACTTTAAggtcaaaggtgtctggtttcagttccagtttcatcagaaaagatgctcaccagaacgtcagccggacaagcccaaccccttactatggtgcctaaccacagcagtggcctccccagtaaacagcttaaactcatggtcccgggctgggatcaatctgctgccatgcgaatgttaggcaaATTCGTTACcagtgtactagccaggaggcttaagatgctaataataataataataataataataataatagggagggtaataataatgatgatgctgataatgatgGACAGCATTGTCACCTTCATTTATATTATCACAGTAACGTCATCGTTTAGTATGTTCGAACCAAATAATCACCAGAAGAAATTCTATtattgtatgataataataataataataataataataataataataataataataataataacgtttgttTCAGCATAGGCCTTGCACAAGGAGAGttgttaaaattaaattaattattttaatagaaATACAAAAATTTACATAGAATACAATACCAATTTCGCCCTAAAACATAAAAGTAACATATGGAGGTACCCCAGTTTgaaggtaaaatggaataaaatacataaattttcaGAATCATTTCACCATAATCGGTATCATATACCTACAGCATTtacttaaatataatataatataatataatataactccACATATACTCGTAccttgctattatatatatatttatctcaaaTATCTGCACTTGGCTCTTCGGAGAATTATATGAACCAGTGATATATTCCAACAATGTCTAGATCTGAAAAGAGTACTACGTCACTCTTGTTCAATACTTCAATCAAGGAATTTGAACTTATCTCTACCCGTTTCATAAAGCTATACTTAGCAGTCCTTATAAACTCCTTTTAACTCCTTACTTCAAAAGATCGAAGTAAGAATGAGGCACTGCTGTACTGCATAACACTTTATCAGTTGTCTCTTAGTATTAATGCAGGAAAAATGGTTTTATATTGATCGTGTGTGATCTTTCGACTTTAAAATTTCGCAAGATGTTTTAATTGCCGGAGTCCATTGATGCTAACGAGGTCATCCTCTGCATCATCCAGTATAAATAGGAGTTACAGAAAGAGATAGTCATCAGTTTGCAGTCATACATCTGACTCTTCACATCATGCTTGCTAAACTTGTAGGTTTTACCATTGGCCAAATATGCTAATTGTAAATTTCTGCTGTTGATTTAACGATCTTATCTTTACTTTGTTCATTGCCAAACAAATGGGGATTTTGTAAATCATTAATGATCTCTATTCTTTCACACGTATACGAACTAGCACGCATACACACGTGCCCACATTTGCTTATCTAATCGTCACAAATATTGCTTTTAAATcttttacagattattattattattattattattattattattattattattattattattattatttaattaacacATTTCCTAACTGTGGTCATAGAAAACAATTCTCAAAACTTATGACTTCTTTCCTCTTTACatgattttaaatataatttccGGATAATTGAATTtggacagtatcaacattgaaacgTCTGTGTTGCTCCCCAAGAAGAGGGCTTCGAAGTTAAATGTTGCTCTCCGAATTTCCTAAATAGATCATGGTGGCCATGTTGGCCTTTGTGGTGCTGGCCACAGCCGAGGCTCATCCTGGATTCTTTGGAGGTTACGGAGGCGGCTTCGGCTACGGCGGTGGCTACGGCGGTTATGGTGGGTACGGAGGAGGAAGCGGTGGCGGTGGTGGTGGATTTGGGGGCGGTGGATCCAGGCCCCCATTCGTTCCGGTTTTGGGTTAAATGAGGTTCGTATTACGTTAAACCTCAAAGTCAGACATTTTATATGTAATTGTTATAAATATTCAAGATATACTCATTTAGTTATCTTTGATTTGAAACAAACAAGATGTTTCGAGTTCTATTTTATCGTAATCTTCGAGCTTCTGGATTGTATTTCCTcgtaaatttttccatttttttttcattgaagtaaTAGTAACACTTCCAATACAATTTTCTTTATTTGTGTgggtttttcaaaaatatttatatatataggtttgattttattgattatttttttttcagtgtgtgcGAAAAAAGTATGGGGAAGGCTGGCAGCAATACTGTATCCAACCATACAGTTCATTTTGTTTGACAGCATTTTTGGAGCTTTAGATGAATTttcttgaattttgttaaatttcaatAATGTTTTTGATCACAGGgttactttgaaaattattttgtatatgatctaaaaataaataaacattaggaTTTACAATAAGATATTTCACTCCATTATAACCCTCCGAGTTTATTTTGGAGGTCCTTCTATTGCCACTTATTTGGTGTGTAAGCTAAATTAGGCATCTTATTATTCATGAGATTTGTTTCAGTgcctacttttttttttgttttcgtaAAGAGCCAGTGTTCTGTACAATGGCTACCATGACTTTTGGTACCAGAGAGGAAGCCGAGCAGAACCAATATTTCCAAGATGATTTTGACTTTTCACTTTGAAATTCTGACAGTTACTAGAGATTATCGAACCAAATTGATACGGATTTACTACTTTGGATTGGAATCATAGATTCAATGGAAACATTAGGAACACTATAATTCTCCACTTCGAAAAAAATTTTAACAAGTAATAACAAGATAAGGCGATGACCTTAGTATCACAGATTTTAGTTTTACCATAATAGGCTAATTGAAAAATTGTCAAGCCTTTTGTGGAGAGTGTTGCACTACTGAATTGCAAGAattgaataaaagtattcaagataaAAAATAGATGAAAGTTGTTAGTAGGTCTGCTGTTGCAGTAAGACAATGTCCGGTCCAGACATACAGTTGGCACTAACAAAGGCCGCAAGCGGTGGCTTTATATTGTTTCTTGCTACCCCTACTAAACCGACCTTGGAGTCTTTGACTTCTACTCGTTTGTGAAAtggtaatttgatttattttttttttttttgtgcactgatGTAATAATTCATGTCATTATATTTCTATACAATGACATGAATCACATCTTCCATGATGAATAATGTTTGAACATCAGTGAATATGggtccccccctaaaaaaaaaaagacatacatgtgaaatagggcaccctgctcttgagaggcttgCTGTAGGCTGGTCGTCTGTCAGGATATATACAGGTTCTTTGCCACGTATGTTTAGGAGTGCTTTCAGTGTTTGATGAATCACGAGGAAAGGGCTTGTGTAatggggcgttaacggtggctttctagtgtcgttgcacaggaaaacttGTGTTGCAGAGTGAAGATCTGtctgtatgtgttgcttagctgggggcatgtaagtctggcggcatggagtaaatttcacCACAACGTgaagtaggtgctggagattgtcggagacgATTGCAAACGGAAATAACTCAGTATccacaaccaacgggtcgccatgtaccatttcagctgccgagacatccaagttatctttaggagttgtccttatttccaggaagacccagggaagcttggtaaaccagttggagtccttgcgtGGGACAccaaaagctgctttgagggtgcggtgaaaacgttcaaccatgccGTTGGCTGCTGAGTTGTATGCAGTTGTTTGATGAAGAGTGATACCCTGGAGATTTGAtaattatgtccacaattgagaggtgatagtggtacccctgtcgaagtgatatgctcagggatacgaaatctcgctatccatcttgAGAATAAGGCATATGTACACAAGGTgggcattgcagtttccatgggaatggctttagaccAACGAGTGCACCGGTCGAtaactgtaaacaggtaacgatgtccttgtgatgtgggtaggggaccaacAGCAtgaacatgaatgtgggcaaagcgctgccgaggttgaggaaaggtgcccactcctgaatccatgtgtcgatgtacttttgaggtttggcatgaagtacaggcgtggcaccaatccttagcgtccttagcaatgccatgccaaatgaacttagtcttcagcaTCTGTGCAATAGaatggtgcgagggatgtgaaaggccatgaatgaaatcaaacacctgtcggcgcataggagaaggtatccacggtctaggtctactagTTCTAACCACTATGTGGTAGAACAGCGCGAGGGAT from Palaemon carinicauda isolate YSFRI2023 chromosome 44, ASM3689809v2, whole genome shotgun sequence encodes:
- the LOC137634227 gene encoding uncharacterized protein; amino-acid sequence: MDSGVGTFPQPRQRFAHIHVHAGITLHQTTAYNSAANGMVERFHRTLKAAFGVPRKDSNWFTKLPWVFLEIRTTPKDNLDVSAAEMVHGDPLVVDTELFPFAIVSDNLQHLLHVVVKFTPCRQTYMPPAKQHIQTDLHSATQVFLCNDTRKPPLTPHYTSPFLVIHQTLKALLNIRGKEPVYILTDDQPTASLSRAGCPISHIIYKIIFKVTL